A single Vigna radiata var. radiata cultivar VC1973A chromosome 8, Vradiata_ver6, whole genome shotgun sequence DNA region contains:
- the LOC106770631 gene encoding uncharacterized protein LOC106770631, whose protein sequence is MADQPPSRRTLGDASNMVGXLHFXNXALLADNATNMVMNPALIQLVQGNXXHGXLNENPYDHLXTFSXICNTVKINRVTDDRVKLSLFPFSLGGXAKAWLHSFPEGTFRNWEAVATKFVNKLFPPTKINQGKLEISSFKQGMXETLGXAWDKFKGLXRKTXVHGLDKXSYLLAFLGGLHTQSKMMLDAXAXDXINRKTEDEAYELIESMAXSEVIHSERXAQKGGLLHLPANXAMATQNXLLTQKLDKLTKVLXEFPKGIRNISQTQQLCDLCGGDHXNGQCAFPEELQQDVNCXGNQXQYKQGNXNQGNSSQGWKNHPXIGQNQNNSSGQVGSFRQQQPSPLWQQMSSLAETVRDLSDRFDKFFKVYESQQASDQATFRALETXIXXLSXRVETTEKSQFRANTDVNPKDECKVVITSRKRKTTEEIIEIXSXEDEDEXRRHNHEVNEQKSHAEKREEKEEKEKGSYQEPFXEIFNQVTVTPEXLPXIPEXDKRIKXYLGEVIDLDDEEDXEQLVKPKKKDHPKKLKDAGTLTLPCMINDVDIGRAMXDSGSSVNXMPFSDFKKIGGIKLKPXNTTLTVADGSIKKPVGMVXDXIVRIEECSYVSMMEE, encoded by the exons atggcggaccaaccTCCTTCAAGACGCACACTNggggacgcatccaacatggtgggtcNTTTGCACTTTANCAACATNGCTTTGCTAGCAGACAAtgcaaccaacatggtgatgaaccctgctCTCATCCAGCTTGTCCAGGGCAATCANNTTCACGGAATNTTAAATGAaaatccctatgatcatttgaNCACTTTTAGCNAGATCTGCAACACNGTGAAGATAAACAGAGTTACCGATGACAGGGTCAAACTCAGTCTNtttcctttctctcttggaggaaaNGCtaaagcatggttgcattcattcccGGAAGGCACTTTCAGAAATTGGGAAGCGGTGGCcacaaaatttgttaacaaattgtTTCCACCGAcaaagattaatcaagggaagctggagatctcttcattcaaacaaggaatgNAAGAGACTCTTGGANAGGCgtgggacaaatttaaaggctTGNNGAGAAAGACCCNTGTCCATGGACTTGACAAGANTTCATATCTACTTGCCTTCCTTGGAGGCCTACAcactcagtctaaaatgatgttagatgcttNAGCTNGAGACANTATAAAtaggaagactgaagatgaggcttaTGAATTGATTGAGAGCATGGCTNTGAGTGAAGTGATACATAGTGAGAGANGNGCACAGAAAGGAGGACTTTTGCATCTCCCTGCTAATNATGCTATGGCTACGCAAAATCNTCTCCTTACccaaaaattggacaagttAACAAAGGTACTTGNTGAATTTCCAAAGGGGATAAGGAATATATCTCAGACgcaacaactttgcgatttatgtggtggtgaccatatNaatggtcaatgtgcttttcctgAAGAACTGCAACAAGATGTTAACTGCATNGGGAACCAATTNCAATACAAGCAAGGTAATNttaaccaaggcaattctagccaaggttggaagaaccacccNANTATTGGACAAAATCAGAACAATTCTTCTGGGCAAGTAGGAAGCTTCCGNcaacaacaaccatcacctttatggcagcagATGAGCAGCTTGGCAGAGACAGTCAGAGACCTAAGTGACAGATTCGATAAATTCTTtaaagtctatgagtctcaacaagccaGTGACCAGGCCACCTTCAGAGCATTGGAGACANAGATTNGGCANCTGTCANAAAGGGTGGAAACCACCGAGAAAAgtcagtttagggctaacactgatgttaaccctaaagatgagTGCAAGGTTGTTATAACAAGTAGAAAAAGGAAGACAAcagaggaaataattgagattNGGAGCANTGAGGATGAAGATGAGNAGAGGAGGCATAATCATGAAGTTAATGAGCAAAAGAGTCATGctgagaaaagagaagaaaaagaagagaaagaaaaaggaagttaCCAAGAGCCATTCANGGAAATCTTTAATCAGGTGACNGTTACTCCTGAAGNACTTCCANAGATTCCTGAGNATGATAAGAGGATCAAANATTATCTTGGNGaggtaattgatcttgatgatgaagaagaccANGAACAATTAGTTAAGCCTAAAAAGAAGGACCATCCAAAGAAATTGAAGGATGCAGGGACCTTGACTCTTCCTTGcatgataaatgatgtggatatagggaGAGCCATGATNGATTCAGGATCAAGTGTTAATTTNATGCCCtttagtgatttcaagaagattggagggataaaattaaaaccagNAAACACTACCCTGACAGTTGCGGATGGATCTATTAAGAAGCCAGTTGGTATGGTGGNAGATGNTATTGTTCgaattgagga atgTTCAtacgtgtccatgatggaggaataa